Proteins from a genomic interval of Oncorhynchus mykiss isolate Arlee chromosome 21, USDA_OmykA_1.1, whole genome shotgun sequence:
- the LOC110500168 gene encoding importin-8 isoform X1: MDPNRIIQALKGTIDPNLRIAAENELNQSYKIINFAPTLLQIIVSEQVEFPVRQAAAIYLKNMVSQYWQDREPSLGEVVFPFNIHENDRTQIRNHIVEAIIQCPESIRAQLTVCLRAIIKHDFPGRWTAIVDKIGLYLQSQNSGSWYGSLLALYQLVKTYEYKKAEERDPLLAAMQIFLPRIQQLVTQLLPDCTIFSVLIQKQILKIFHALVQYSLPLQLINNTVITQWMELLRAVMDRDVPPETLEVDEDDRPDLVWWKSKKWALHIITRLFERYGSPGNVTKEYFEFADFFLKTYAVGIQQVLLKVLDQHRQKQYVTPHVLQKSLNYLNQGLSHSLTWKHMKPHMQTISQEVIFPLMCYKDEDEKLWQEDPYEYIRMKFNVYDDHALPATAAQSLLCKAARKRKEVLPQMMEFCHQIMMEPSADPRRKDGALHVIGSLAELLLKKRVYREQMELMLQNYVFPLLNSPLGYLRARSCWVLHSIQSIHSCWVLHSFSPLRFHNELVLRNAVELVKQGLVADKEMPVKVEAAIALQTLVSNQEQAKVYIRPYIRPVMQELLHVIKETENDDLTNVIQKMICEYNQEVAVIAVDMTQNLAEIFTKVLQSEEYEENEDKTVMALGILSTIDTILTVMEDHKEITQQLEGICLQVIGLVLQKPIIGMAEFYEEILSLGFGLTCQTISPQMWQLLAVLYEVFQHDCFDYFTDMMPLLHNYVTVDTDTLLSNPKYLEVIYNMCKKVLTSDAGEDAECHAAKLLEVIVLQCRGRGIDQCIPLFVEVVLERLTRGVKSSELRTMCLQVAIAALYYNPALLIHTLDNMHFPHTPQPITAHFINQWMNDTEFFLGLHDRKMCIIGLSVLMELPSRPVVVDGIAAQIVPSVLLLFLGLKHLYSSRLNKPDLLACTGVPEEDQNEEIPSDEDEVNENCNAMMQQQTCTRVGHEDDEEEEEDDEDYWDEEGLEGTPLEEYNTPLEYDNGEDEYQFFTAALLRVQNTDQPWYQSLTTPLSDDQKKQLQEIYSLSQQRRSTAAKGQW; encoded by the exons ATGGATCCCAATCGGATAATTCAAGCCCTGAAAGGGACGATCGATCCCAACCTCCGGATAGCGGCTGAAAACGAACTCAATCAG TCGTACAAGATCATCAACTTCGCCCCCACTCTGCTCCAGATCATTGTGTCTGAACAGGTGGAGTTCCCTGTTCGCCAAGCAG CGGCCATCTACCTAAAGAACATGGTGAGCCAGTACTGGCAGGACCGCGAGCCCTCTCTAGGGGAGGTGGTGTTCCCCTTCAACATCCACGAGAACGACCGCACGCAGATCAGAAACCACATCGTGGAGGCCATCATCCAGTGTCCCGAGTCCATCCG GGCCCAGTTGACAGTGTGTTTGCGAGCCATCATAAAGCATGACTTCCCTGGGCGCTGGACGGCCATAGTGGATAAGATCGGCCTGTATCTGCAGTCTCAGAACAGTGGCAGCTGGTACGGCAGCCTCCTAGCCCTCTACCAGCTTGTCAAGACCTACGA gtataaGAAGGCGGAGGAGAGGGATCCGCTGCTAGCAGCCATGCAGATCTTCCTGCCCCGTATACAGCAGCTCGTCACCCAGCTACTGCCTGACTGCACCATCTTCTCTGTCCTCATACAGAAACAGATCCTCAAGATCTTCCACGCTCTCGTACAG TACTCCCTGCCTCTCCAGCTGATTAATAACACAGTCATTACCCAGTGGATGGAGCTCCTCAGAGCTGTTATGGACAGAGATGTCCCCCCA GAGACGTTGGAAGTGGATGAGGATGACCGACCTGACTTGGTGTGGTGGAAGAGTAAGAAGTGGGCCCTACACATCATCACCAGACTGTTCGAGAG GTACGGAAGCCCAGGCAACGTGACAAAGGAGTACTTTGAGTTTGCAGACTTTTTCTTGAAGACGTACGCTGTAGGGATCCAACAG GTCCTGTTGAAGGTGCTGGACCAACACCGACAGAAGCAGTATGTCACGCCTCACGTCCTCCAGAAGTCTCTTAACTACCTGAACCAGGGCCTGTCTCACTCCCTCACCTGGAAACACATGAAGCCACACATGCAG ACCATCAGCCAAGAGGTGATCTTCCCTCTAATGTGTTACAAAGACGAGGATGAGAAACTGTGGCAGGAGGATCCATACGAGTACATCCGCATGAAGTTCA ATGTGTATGATGACCATGCCCTCCCTGCCACCGCCGCCCAGAGCCTCCTGTGTAAAGCAGCCCGCAAGAGGAAGGAG gttCTTCCCCAGATGATGGAGTTCTGCCACCAGATCATGATGGAGCCCTCTGCTGACCCCCGCAGGAAGGATGGGGCGCTGCACGTCATCGGCTCACTGGCCGAACTCCTACTGAAG AAGAGGGTGTACAGGGAGCAGATGGAGCTGATGTTACAGAATTACGTTTTCCCTCTACTCAACTCCCCTCTGGGATACCTCCGGGCCAGG TCCTGTTGGGTGCTACATTCCATACAGTCCATCCAT TCGTGCTGGGTGCTGCATTCGTTCAGCCCGCTGCGTTTCCATAACGAGTTGGTCCTGAGGAATGCGGTGGAGCTGGTCAAACAGGGCCTGGTAGCAGACAAGGAGATGCCCGTCAAGGTGGAGGCTGCTATCGCCTTGCAGACACTGGTCAGCAACCAGGAGCAAG ctAAGGTCTACATCAGGCCCTACATCCGGCCTGTCATGCAGGAGCTGCTCCACGTCATCAAGGAGACGGAGAACGATGACCTCACTAATGTCATTCAGAAGATGATCTGCGAGTACAACCAGGAAGTGGCTGTCATCGCCGTCGACATGACCCAGAACCTG GCTGAGATCTTCACCAAGGTGCTACAGAGTGAAGAGTATGAGGAGAATGAAGACAAGACGGTGATGGCTCTGGGGATCCTCAGCACCATAGACACCATACTCACTGTTATGGAGGACCACAAGGAG atcacTCAGCAGTTGGAGGGCATCTGTTTACAGGTGATAGGCCTGGTGCTGCAGAAGCCCATCATAGGTATGGCAG agtTCTACGAGGAGATTCTGTCCCTGGGGTTTGGGCTGACCTGCCAGACCATCTCCCCTCAGATGTGGCAGCTACTGGCGGTGCTCTACGAGGTCTTCCAGCACGACTGCTTTGACTACTTCACGG ATATGATGCCTCTTTTGCACAACTACGTTACCGTGGATACAGACACGCTCCTGTCCAACCCCAAATATTTAGAGGTCATATACAACATGTGCAAAAAG GTGCTGACCAGTGATGCAGGTGAGGATGCAGAGTGTCACGCTGCTAAGCTGCTAGAGGTCATCGTCCTCCAGTGTCGGGGGAGGGGCATCGACCAG TGTATCCCGTTGTTTGTGGAGGTTGTGTTGGAGCGGCTAACCAGAGGTGTGAAGTCCAGTGAGCTGAGGACCATGTGTCTGCAGGTGGCCATCGCTGCTCTCTACTACAACCCAGCCCTGCTCATCCACACGCTGGACAACATGCACTTCCCCCACACCCCACAGCCCATCACCGCTCACTTCATCAACCAGTGGATGAATGACACTGAGTTCTTCCTGGG gctcCATGACCGTAAGATGTGTATCATCGGACTGAGTGTTCTGATGGAGCTACCCTCCAGGCCAGTGGTGGTAGACGGGATAGCGGCTCAGATTGTCCCCAGCGtcctgctcctcttcctggggcTCAAACACCTTTACTCCTCCCGCCTCAACAAGCCAGATCTTCTGGCCTGTACTGGGGTACCGGAGGAAGACCAGAACG AGGAGATCCCTAGTGATGAGGACGAGGTGAATGAGAACTGTAACGCCATGATGCAACAGCAGACCTGCACACGCGTAGGCCACGAGgacgatgaggaggaggaggaggatgatgaagacTACTGGGATGAAGAAGGGCTGGAGGGGACACCCCTGGAGGAGTACAACACGCCTCTGGAATATGACAATGGAGAGGACGAGTACCAGTTCTTCACCGCTGCCCTACTCA GGGTCCAGAACACTGACCAGCCTTGGTACCAGTCTCTGACCACGCCCCTCAGTGATGACCAGAAGAAACAGCTGCAGGAGATCTACAGCCTGTCCCAGCAGAGGAGGAGCACCGCTGCCAAGGGCCAATGGTGA
- the LOC110500168 gene encoding importin-8 isoform X5: MDPNRIIQALKGTIDPNLRIAAENELNQSYKIINFAPTLLQIIVSEQVEFPVRQAAAIYLKNMVSQYWQDREPSLGEVVFPFNIHENDRTQIRNHIVEAIIQCPESIRAQLTVCLRAIIKHDFPGRWTAIVDKIGLYLQSQNSGSWYGSLLALYQLVKTYEYKKAEERDPLLAAMQIFLPRIQQLVTQLLPDCTIFSVLIQKQILKIFHALVQYSLPLQLINNTVITQWMELLRAVMDRDVPPETLEVDEDDRPDLVWWKSKKWALHIITRLFERYGSPGNVTKEYFEFADFFLKTYAVGIQQVLLKVLDQHRQKQYVTPHVLQKSLNYLNQGLSHSLTWKHMKPHMQTISQEVIFPLMCYKDEDEKLWQEDPYEYIRMKFNVYDDHALPATAAQSLLCKAARKRKEVLPQMMEFCHQIMMEPSADPRRKDGALHVIGSLAELLLKKRVYREQMELMLQNYVFPLLNSPLGYLRARSCWVLHSFSPLRFHNELVLRNAVELVKQGLVADKEMPVKVEAAIALQTLVSNQEQAKVYIRPYIRPVMQELLHVIKETENDDLTNVIQKMICEYNQEVAVIAVDMTQNLAEIFTKVLQSEEYEENEDKTVMALGILSTIDTILTVMEDHKEITQQLEGICLQVIGLVLQKPIIEFYEEILSLGFGLTCQTISPQMWQLLAVLYEVFQHDCFDYFTDMMPLLHNYVTVDTDTLLSNPKYLEVIYNMCKKVLTSDAGEDAECHAAKLLEVIVLQCRGRGIDQCIPLFVEVVLERLTRGVKSSELRTMCLQVAIAALYYNPALLIHTLDNMHFPHTPQPITAHFINQWMNDTEFFLGLHDRKMCIIGLSVLMELPSRPVVVDGIAAQIVPSVLLLFLGLKHLYSSRLNKPDLLACTGVPEEDQNEEIPSDEDEVNENCNAMMQQQTCTRVGHEDDEEEEEDDEDYWDEEGLEGTPLEEYNTPLEYDNGEDEYQFFTAALLRVQNTDQPWYQSLTTPLSDDQKKQLQEIYSLSQQRRSTAAKGQW; the protein is encoded by the exons ATGGATCCCAATCGGATAATTCAAGCCCTGAAAGGGACGATCGATCCCAACCTCCGGATAGCGGCTGAAAACGAACTCAATCAG TCGTACAAGATCATCAACTTCGCCCCCACTCTGCTCCAGATCATTGTGTCTGAACAGGTGGAGTTCCCTGTTCGCCAAGCAG CGGCCATCTACCTAAAGAACATGGTGAGCCAGTACTGGCAGGACCGCGAGCCCTCTCTAGGGGAGGTGGTGTTCCCCTTCAACATCCACGAGAACGACCGCACGCAGATCAGAAACCACATCGTGGAGGCCATCATCCAGTGTCCCGAGTCCATCCG GGCCCAGTTGACAGTGTGTTTGCGAGCCATCATAAAGCATGACTTCCCTGGGCGCTGGACGGCCATAGTGGATAAGATCGGCCTGTATCTGCAGTCTCAGAACAGTGGCAGCTGGTACGGCAGCCTCCTAGCCCTCTACCAGCTTGTCAAGACCTACGA gtataaGAAGGCGGAGGAGAGGGATCCGCTGCTAGCAGCCATGCAGATCTTCCTGCCCCGTATACAGCAGCTCGTCACCCAGCTACTGCCTGACTGCACCATCTTCTCTGTCCTCATACAGAAACAGATCCTCAAGATCTTCCACGCTCTCGTACAG TACTCCCTGCCTCTCCAGCTGATTAATAACACAGTCATTACCCAGTGGATGGAGCTCCTCAGAGCTGTTATGGACAGAGATGTCCCCCCA GAGACGTTGGAAGTGGATGAGGATGACCGACCTGACTTGGTGTGGTGGAAGAGTAAGAAGTGGGCCCTACACATCATCACCAGACTGTTCGAGAG GTACGGAAGCCCAGGCAACGTGACAAAGGAGTACTTTGAGTTTGCAGACTTTTTCTTGAAGACGTACGCTGTAGGGATCCAACAG GTCCTGTTGAAGGTGCTGGACCAACACCGACAGAAGCAGTATGTCACGCCTCACGTCCTCCAGAAGTCTCTTAACTACCTGAACCAGGGCCTGTCTCACTCCCTCACCTGGAAACACATGAAGCCACACATGCAG ACCATCAGCCAAGAGGTGATCTTCCCTCTAATGTGTTACAAAGACGAGGATGAGAAACTGTGGCAGGAGGATCCATACGAGTACATCCGCATGAAGTTCA ATGTGTATGATGACCATGCCCTCCCTGCCACCGCCGCCCAGAGCCTCCTGTGTAAAGCAGCCCGCAAGAGGAAGGAG gttCTTCCCCAGATGATGGAGTTCTGCCACCAGATCATGATGGAGCCCTCTGCTGACCCCCGCAGGAAGGATGGGGCGCTGCACGTCATCGGCTCACTGGCCGAACTCCTACTGAAG AAGAGGGTGTACAGGGAGCAGATGGAGCTGATGTTACAGAATTACGTTTTCCCTCTACTCAACTCCCCTCTGGGATACCTCCGGGCCAGG TCGTGCTGGGTGCTGCATTCGTTCAGCCCGCTGCGTTTCCATAACGAGTTGGTCCTGAGGAATGCGGTGGAGCTGGTCAAACAGGGCCTGGTAGCAGACAAGGAGATGCCCGTCAAGGTGGAGGCTGCTATCGCCTTGCAGACACTGGTCAGCAACCAGGAGCAAG ctAAGGTCTACATCAGGCCCTACATCCGGCCTGTCATGCAGGAGCTGCTCCACGTCATCAAGGAGACGGAGAACGATGACCTCACTAATGTCATTCAGAAGATGATCTGCGAGTACAACCAGGAAGTGGCTGTCATCGCCGTCGACATGACCCAGAACCTG GCTGAGATCTTCACCAAGGTGCTACAGAGTGAAGAGTATGAGGAGAATGAAGACAAGACGGTGATGGCTCTGGGGATCCTCAGCACCATAGACACCATACTCACTGTTATGGAGGACCACAAGGAG atcacTCAGCAGTTGGAGGGCATCTGTTTACAGGTGATAGGCCTGGTGCTGCAGAAGCCCATCATAG agtTCTACGAGGAGATTCTGTCCCTGGGGTTTGGGCTGACCTGCCAGACCATCTCCCCTCAGATGTGGCAGCTACTGGCGGTGCTCTACGAGGTCTTCCAGCACGACTGCTTTGACTACTTCACGG ATATGATGCCTCTTTTGCACAACTACGTTACCGTGGATACAGACACGCTCCTGTCCAACCCCAAATATTTAGAGGTCATATACAACATGTGCAAAAAG GTGCTGACCAGTGATGCAGGTGAGGATGCAGAGTGTCACGCTGCTAAGCTGCTAGAGGTCATCGTCCTCCAGTGTCGGGGGAGGGGCATCGACCAG TGTATCCCGTTGTTTGTGGAGGTTGTGTTGGAGCGGCTAACCAGAGGTGTGAAGTCCAGTGAGCTGAGGACCATGTGTCTGCAGGTGGCCATCGCTGCTCTCTACTACAACCCAGCCCTGCTCATCCACACGCTGGACAACATGCACTTCCCCCACACCCCACAGCCCATCACCGCTCACTTCATCAACCAGTGGATGAATGACACTGAGTTCTTCCTGGG gctcCATGACCGTAAGATGTGTATCATCGGACTGAGTGTTCTGATGGAGCTACCCTCCAGGCCAGTGGTGGTAGACGGGATAGCGGCTCAGATTGTCCCCAGCGtcctgctcctcttcctggggcTCAAACACCTTTACTCCTCCCGCCTCAACAAGCCAGATCTTCTGGCCTGTACTGGGGTACCGGAGGAAGACCAGAACG AGGAGATCCCTAGTGATGAGGACGAGGTGAATGAGAACTGTAACGCCATGATGCAACAGCAGACCTGCACACGCGTAGGCCACGAGgacgatgaggaggaggaggaggatgatgaagacTACTGGGATGAAGAAGGGCTGGAGGGGACACCCCTGGAGGAGTACAACACGCCTCTGGAATATGACAATGGAGAGGACGAGTACCAGTTCTTCACCGCTGCCCTACTCA GGGTCCAGAACACTGACCAGCCTTGGTACCAGTCTCTGACCACGCCCCTCAGTGATGACCAGAAGAAACAGCTGCAGGAGATCTACAGCCTGTCCCAGCAGAGGAGGAGCACCGCTGCCAAGGGCCAATGGTGA
- the LOC110500168 gene encoding importin-8 isoform X2 produces the protein MDPNRIIQALKGTIDPNLRIAAENELNQSYKIINFAPTLLQIIVSEQVEFPVRQAAAIYLKNMVSQYWQDREPSLGEVVFPFNIHENDRTQIRNHIVEAIIQCPESIRAQLTVCLRAIIKHDFPGRWTAIVDKIGLYLQSQNSGSWYGSLLALYQLVKTYEYKKAEERDPLLAAMQIFLPRIQQLVTQLLPDCTIFSVLIQKQILKIFHALVQYSLPLQLINNTVITQWMELLRAVMDRDVPPETLEVDEDDRPDLVWWKSKKWALHIITRLFERYGSPGNVTKEYFEFADFFLKTYAVGIQQVLLKVLDQHRQKQYVTPHVLQKSLNYLNQGLSHSLTWKHMKPHMQTISQEVIFPLMCYKDEDEKLWQEDPYEYIRMKFNVYDDHALPATAAQSLLCKAARKRKEVLPQMMEFCHQIMMEPSADPRRKDGALHVIGSLAELLLKKRVYREQMELMLQNYVFPLLNSPLGYLRARSCWVLHSIQSIHSCWVLHSFSPLRFHNELVLRNAVELVKQGLVADKEMPVKVEAAIALQTLVSNQEQAKVYIRPYIRPVMQELLHVIKETENDDLTNVIQKMICEYNQEVAVIAVDMTQNLAEIFTKVLQSEEYEENEDKTVMALGILSTIDTILTVMEDHKEITQQLEGICLQVIGLVLQKPIIGMAEFYEEILSLGFGLTCQTISPQMWQLLAVLYEVFQHDCFDYFTDMMPLLHNYVTVDTDTLLSNPKYLEVIYNMCKKVLTSDAGEDAECHAAKLLEVIVLQCRGRGIDQCIPLFVEVVLERLTRGVKSSELRTMCLQVAIAALYYNPALLIHTLDNMHFPHTPQPITAHFINQWMNDTEFFLGLHDRKMCIIGLSVLMELPSRPVVVDGIAAQIVPSVLLLFLGLKHLYSSRLNKPDLLACTGVPEEDQNEEIPSDEDEVNENCNAMMQQQTCTRVGHEDDEEEEEDDEDYWDEEGLEGTPLEEYNTPLEYDNGEDEYQFFTAALLRVQNTDQPWYQSLTTPLSDDQKKQLQEIYSLSQQRRSTAAKGQ, from the exons ATGGATCCCAATCGGATAATTCAAGCCCTGAAAGGGACGATCGATCCCAACCTCCGGATAGCGGCTGAAAACGAACTCAATCAG TCGTACAAGATCATCAACTTCGCCCCCACTCTGCTCCAGATCATTGTGTCTGAACAGGTGGAGTTCCCTGTTCGCCAAGCAG CGGCCATCTACCTAAAGAACATGGTGAGCCAGTACTGGCAGGACCGCGAGCCCTCTCTAGGGGAGGTGGTGTTCCCCTTCAACATCCACGAGAACGACCGCACGCAGATCAGAAACCACATCGTGGAGGCCATCATCCAGTGTCCCGAGTCCATCCG GGCCCAGTTGACAGTGTGTTTGCGAGCCATCATAAAGCATGACTTCCCTGGGCGCTGGACGGCCATAGTGGATAAGATCGGCCTGTATCTGCAGTCTCAGAACAGTGGCAGCTGGTACGGCAGCCTCCTAGCCCTCTACCAGCTTGTCAAGACCTACGA gtataaGAAGGCGGAGGAGAGGGATCCGCTGCTAGCAGCCATGCAGATCTTCCTGCCCCGTATACAGCAGCTCGTCACCCAGCTACTGCCTGACTGCACCATCTTCTCTGTCCTCATACAGAAACAGATCCTCAAGATCTTCCACGCTCTCGTACAG TACTCCCTGCCTCTCCAGCTGATTAATAACACAGTCATTACCCAGTGGATGGAGCTCCTCAGAGCTGTTATGGACAGAGATGTCCCCCCA GAGACGTTGGAAGTGGATGAGGATGACCGACCTGACTTGGTGTGGTGGAAGAGTAAGAAGTGGGCCCTACACATCATCACCAGACTGTTCGAGAG GTACGGAAGCCCAGGCAACGTGACAAAGGAGTACTTTGAGTTTGCAGACTTTTTCTTGAAGACGTACGCTGTAGGGATCCAACAG GTCCTGTTGAAGGTGCTGGACCAACACCGACAGAAGCAGTATGTCACGCCTCACGTCCTCCAGAAGTCTCTTAACTACCTGAACCAGGGCCTGTCTCACTCCCTCACCTGGAAACACATGAAGCCACACATGCAG ACCATCAGCCAAGAGGTGATCTTCCCTCTAATGTGTTACAAAGACGAGGATGAGAAACTGTGGCAGGAGGATCCATACGAGTACATCCGCATGAAGTTCA ATGTGTATGATGACCATGCCCTCCCTGCCACCGCCGCCCAGAGCCTCCTGTGTAAAGCAGCCCGCAAGAGGAAGGAG gttCTTCCCCAGATGATGGAGTTCTGCCACCAGATCATGATGGAGCCCTCTGCTGACCCCCGCAGGAAGGATGGGGCGCTGCACGTCATCGGCTCACTGGCCGAACTCCTACTGAAG AAGAGGGTGTACAGGGAGCAGATGGAGCTGATGTTACAGAATTACGTTTTCCCTCTACTCAACTCCCCTCTGGGATACCTCCGGGCCAGG TCCTGTTGGGTGCTACATTCCATACAGTCCATCCAT TCGTGCTGGGTGCTGCATTCGTTCAGCCCGCTGCGTTTCCATAACGAGTTGGTCCTGAGGAATGCGGTGGAGCTGGTCAAACAGGGCCTGGTAGCAGACAAGGAGATGCCCGTCAAGGTGGAGGCTGCTATCGCCTTGCAGACACTGGTCAGCAACCAGGAGCAAG ctAAGGTCTACATCAGGCCCTACATCCGGCCTGTCATGCAGGAGCTGCTCCACGTCATCAAGGAGACGGAGAACGATGACCTCACTAATGTCATTCAGAAGATGATCTGCGAGTACAACCAGGAAGTGGCTGTCATCGCCGTCGACATGACCCAGAACCTG GCTGAGATCTTCACCAAGGTGCTACAGAGTGAAGAGTATGAGGAGAATGAAGACAAGACGGTGATGGCTCTGGGGATCCTCAGCACCATAGACACCATACTCACTGTTATGGAGGACCACAAGGAG atcacTCAGCAGTTGGAGGGCATCTGTTTACAGGTGATAGGCCTGGTGCTGCAGAAGCCCATCATAGGTATGGCAG agtTCTACGAGGAGATTCTGTCCCTGGGGTTTGGGCTGACCTGCCAGACCATCTCCCCTCAGATGTGGCAGCTACTGGCGGTGCTCTACGAGGTCTTCCAGCACGACTGCTTTGACTACTTCACGG ATATGATGCCTCTTTTGCACAACTACGTTACCGTGGATACAGACACGCTCCTGTCCAACCCCAAATATTTAGAGGTCATATACAACATGTGCAAAAAG GTGCTGACCAGTGATGCAGGTGAGGATGCAGAGTGTCACGCTGCTAAGCTGCTAGAGGTCATCGTCCTCCAGTGTCGGGGGAGGGGCATCGACCAG TGTATCCCGTTGTTTGTGGAGGTTGTGTTGGAGCGGCTAACCAGAGGTGTGAAGTCCAGTGAGCTGAGGACCATGTGTCTGCAGGTGGCCATCGCTGCTCTCTACTACAACCCAGCCCTGCTCATCCACACGCTGGACAACATGCACTTCCCCCACACCCCACAGCCCATCACCGCTCACTTCATCAACCAGTGGATGAATGACACTGAGTTCTTCCTGGG gctcCATGACCGTAAGATGTGTATCATCGGACTGAGTGTTCTGATGGAGCTACCCTCCAGGCCAGTGGTGGTAGACGGGATAGCGGCTCAGATTGTCCCCAGCGtcctgctcctcttcctggggcTCAAACACCTTTACTCCTCCCGCCTCAACAAGCCAGATCTTCTGGCCTGTACTGGGGTACCGGAGGAAGACCAGAACG AGGAGATCCCTAGTGATGAGGACGAGGTGAATGAGAACTGTAACGCCATGATGCAACAGCAGACCTGCACACGCGTAGGCCACGAGgacgatgaggaggaggaggaggatgatgaagacTACTGGGATGAAGAAGGGCTGGAGGGGACACCCCTGGAGGAGTACAACACGCCTCTGGAATATGACAATGGAGAGGACGAGTACCAGTTCTTCACCGCTGCCCTACTCA GGGTCCAGAACACTGACCAGCCTTGGTACCAGTCTCTGACCACGCCCCTCAGTGATGACCAGAAGAAACAGCTGCAGGAGATCTACAGCCTGTCCCAGCAGAGGAGGAGCACCGCTGCCAAGGGCCAATG A